GGACAGCGCCCGCCAGGGCCTGCAGCTGATTCTGCAGCTCCCGCATCTGTCCAAGCAAACGGGTTACATCCCGGGTAATCTCCTGATACTCGCTGCGGTAAGTATCCCCGGCTCCGCCCTTCCACCAGCTGATGCTCTGAGCGGCACTGCTGTCATTCTTACTCTGCTCCCGGCGGATATCCTCCGCCGCACTGCTTACATTTCCTGACTGCCGGCGGATTTCTTGCGGCGTAGGCAACAAGCTCACCTCCTCAATTAGGACTACACGCAGGCCCTAAGTGGCCGTACGGATACCCGAGTATTTATTCTTCAGAATCAGGTAGCCATCGCCCGGCTCCAGATCCTTCTCCTTCTCACCGTAAGGCAACCGGACATTGAACAGATTCTGATCCTTCAGGCTGCCCAGCTGAAGTCCGCATTGTTCCTCGCGGACCGCCTTTCCGAGTCCGTCCCAGTTCCCGGCCAGTTCGGAGGTGTTATCTCCGGCAATAACGGCAACCTTAAGCGCCCGTTCCTGCTTCACCATTCGTTCCAGCAATTCTTTCAAGGCATAGAGATCACCATTCGTGAACTCCGTAAGCCGGTCAATGACGAAGACGATACGCGGCCATGAGGCAAGCAGCTCTTCGGCTGCACCGCCTCTGCTCTTGACCTCCAGCAGGGAGCGGCGTCTGGCCTCCAGCTCATTCTTGATTTCTTCTACGAAGGCATACATATCTTCTACGCCTGCCAAATCCGTTACGCCGGGCTGCCCCAGCACACTGTAGATTCCCATACTCCCCGAATCAAGCGCATAGATGGCGGTCTTCCCAGACTGTCTCAGCAGCTGTGTGACCCAGGATACCAGCAATGTGCTTTTACCGGACATGGGATCTCCGGCTACCATAACGATAGGTGTTGTGTCCAGATCCAGGACGACAGGCTGAAGGTCGCCATCTGCAAGTCCAATCGCCAGCCGCCCTTCCGGCAGGGCACAAGCCTCATTCAGCTTCCTTATGTCGATGGATGCTGGCATCACCGGAATTCGCGGTGCTTCCGTTAACAGCCCGGCGTCTGCCTGTTTACGCAAGTGAAGTATCCACTGCTCTACTCCACCATGCTTCTGCTCCGGCAGGAGCGGCAATGCCGTCTGGAACTCCAGCGGAGGCTTGCCGCGCACAAGTCCCCGGCCGGCCGCGCGTGATGGCTCCAGGCCTTCCGTGCGGCCGACAATCATTTCATATTCGCTTTTCTCCGTCATCTGCAGGCTGATGGCATTCTTGAAATTGATGGCGAACTTATAGCGCACAAGCGAAGCATTGGTAGCCGTAACCACCATATAGATTCCATATTTGGTCCCTTCCCGCGCCAGCACCACCATCTGCTCATCCAGTTCCTCATAGGTCTCCGATAAGGCGAAGTAGTTGTCAATCACAAGAACCAAAGACGCCAGCTTGCCGATCCTTGCCCGGTAATCGGCAAAGCCATCCGCCCCGCTGTCCTCAAAAATCCGCTTGCGCTCATTCATGGTGCGGAACAGGAACTTAGTAAACTGGAGAATAGTCTTCTCCTGCTCCAGCGTCATCACGCCTCCGCAATGGGGCAGCGCTTCAAGCGCTTTGAACGAAGATCCTCCGCAATCCATCAAATACAGATGTACGTCTTCCGGTGAATACCGGTACGCCGCTGACAAGCATAAGGTTCTCAGCAACATCGTTTTGCCCGTGCCTGGCGCACCGTAAATGAAGAGATTGCCTTCCCCCGCCAAATCAAGCATCAATGCTTCCTGCCTTTGCCCGCGCGGGTCATCTGCAAGTCCAGCAGGGATACTTAGCGTCTCCTTGACTGCCGGCCAGCCGCCGGTTTCATTCCAGCCCCCGCCAGCCTTGTACAA
The window above is part of the Paenibacillus sp. FSL H8-0048 genome. Proteins encoded here:
- a CDS encoding WXG100 family type VII secretion target yields the protein MPTPQEIRRQSGNVSSAAEDIRREQSKNDSSAAQSISWWKGGAGDTYRSEYQEITRDVTRLLGQMRELQNQLQALAGAVQRADDERRAKAKAEEEARRALAAAAARKK